The Henckelia pumila isolate YLH828 chromosome 2, ASM3356847v2, whole genome shotgun sequence genome includes a window with the following:
- the LOC140881214 gene encoding uncharacterized protein isoform X1, with the protein MTGKTAERTSVSGRQPDTRRLLWYALASRFLLLTLVILWRSLLSPYDTSSSLNPPCLSANSSSPFPNPPSVLLPRVGSAIENSMVWDSVHFIRIAECGYEYEHSYAFLPLLPICIRLLSKAVFAPLVPVIGYRAVLGLSGYLLSNTAFVFAALYLYRLSIIVLEDSEVALRASILFSLNPASIFYSSIYSESLYALLSFGGLYHFLNGAGYNATLWLALSGFARSNGVLNAGYFCLNAMQRAYKTFIWEKKAYLALKILVSGASSCLCIFAPFICFQLYGYFNICAGRSVDEMRPWCKARPPLLYNYIQSHYWGVGFLRYFQVKQLPNFLLASPILSLALSAIIYYMKLWPNVFISLGIQAPLSRKELVGTALSLGSKDRPRNSYFSERSSSTLKEDDTLKLRRKVIEGEKLVLKPLEGEAVFNLPRLPVVIVPFVLHLSFMVATAFFVMHVQVATRFLSSSPVLYWFASHIMGSPGFGKKWGYVIWSYCVGYILLGSILFSNFYPFT; encoded by the exons ATGACTGGGAAAACAGCCGAGCGAACCTCAGTCAGCGGCCGCCAGCCTGACACGCGCCGCCTTCTGTGGTACGCGCTAGCCTCTCGATTTCTTCTTCTGACGTTAGTAATCCTATGGCGATCTCTTCTCAGCCCCTACGACACTTCCTCCTCATTAAACCCACCCTGCCTATCCGCCAATTCATCTAGCCCATTTCCCAATCCTCCTTCAGTTCTCCTCCCGCGCGTTGGTTCTGCAATTGAGAATAGTATGGTATGGGATAGCGTGCATTTCATACGCATCGCTGAGTGTGGGTATGAATACGAGCACTCCTACGCCTTCTTGCCATTGCTTCCCATCTGCATTCGCCTATTGTCTAAAGCAG TTTTTGCACCACTGGTGCCGGTAATTGGCTACAGGGCAGTGTTGGGACTATCTGGCTATCTTCTCAGCAACACAGCTTTTGTTTTTGCTGCGTTATACTTGTATCG GCTTTCAATTATTGTTCTGGAGGACTCGGAGGTTGCATTGAGAGCATCTATTTTGTTTTCCTTGAACCCAGCTTCCATATTTTACTCATCTAT ATACTCTGAGAGTCTGTATGCTCTATTGTCATTTGGAGGGTTGTATCATTTCCTGAATGGTGCTGGTTATAATGCAACACTTTGGCTTGCGCTATCTGGTTTCGCACGCTCAAATGGGGTGCTTAATGCTGGGTATTTTTGTCTTAATGCAATGCAACGAGCGTATAAAACCTTTATCTGGGAGAAAAAAGCTTAT CTAGCACTGAAGATTCTTGTTTCTGGGGCATCATCTTGTCTGTGTATCTTTGCTCCATTCATTTGTTTTCAATTGTATGGATACTTCAATATCTGCGCAGGACGGTCTGTTGATGAAATGAGGCCTTGGTGCAAGGCAAGACCTCCTTTACTCTACAATTACATTCAAAGCCACTATTG GGGGGTGGGTTTTCTAAGATACTTTCAAGTAAAGCAGCTTCCCAATTTTCTGCTTGCATCTCCAATATTGTCTCTTGCACTTAGTGCAATCATCTACTATATGAAGCTATGGCCCAATGTTTTTATAAGCCTTGGTATTCAAGCTCCTCTGTCAAGGAAAGAATTGGTTGGCACAGCCTTATCTCTGGGGTCAAAGGACAGACCAAGGAATTCTTATTTTTCAGAGAGGTCTTCGAGCACATTGAAAG AAGATGATACTCTTAAACTGAGGAGAAAGGTCATCGAAGGAGAAAAGTTGGTTTTGAAGCCGTTAGAAGGTGAAGCAGTGTTCAACTTACCTCGTCTTCCTGTCGTTATTGTTCCTTTCGTTCTACACTTGAGCTTCATGGTTGCCACGGCTTTTTTTGTCATGCATGTACAG GTCGCGACTCGTTTCTTATCCAGTAGCCCTGTTTTGTACTGGTTCGCCTCACACATCATGGGATCTCCCGGTTTTGGGAAGAAATGGGGATATGTCATATGGTCCTATTGTGTAGGTTATATTCTCCTTGGCAGTATACTTTTCTCTAACTTCTACCCTTTCACCTGA
- the LOC140881214 gene encoding uncharacterized protein isoform X2, whose amino-acid sequence MTGKTAERTSVSGRQPDTRRLLWYALASRFLLLTLVILWRSLLSPYDTSSSLNPPCLSANSSSPFPNPPSVLLPRVGSAIENSMVWDSVHFIRIAECGYEYEHSYAFLPLLPICIRLLSKAVFAPLVPVIGYRAVLGLSGYLLSNTAFVFAALYLYRLSIIVLEDSEVALRASILFSLNPASIFYSSIYSESLYALLSFGGLYHFLNGAGYNATLWLALSGFARSNGVLNAGYFCLNAMQRAYKTFIWEKKAYLALKILVSGASSCLCIFAPFICFQLYGYFNICAGRSVDEMRPWCKARPPLLYNYIQSHYWGVGFLRYFQVKQLPNFLLASPILSLALSAIIYYMKLWPNVFISLGIQAPLSRKELVGTALSLGSKDRPRNSYFSERSSSTLKDDTLKLRRKVIEGEKLVLKPLEGEAVFNLPRLPVVIVPFVLHLSFMVATAFFVMHVQVATRFLSSSPVLYWFASHIMGSPGFGKKWGYVIWSYCVGYILLGSILFSNFYPFT is encoded by the exons ATGACTGGGAAAACAGCCGAGCGAACCTCAGTCAGCGGCCGCCAGCCTGACACGCGCCGCCTTCTGTGGTACGCGCTAGCCTCTCGATTTCTTCTTCTGACGTTAGTAATCCTATGGCGATCTCTTCTCAGCCCCTACGACACTTCCTCCTCATTAAACCCACCCTGCCTATCCGCCAATTCATCTAGCCCATTTCCCAATCCTCCTTCAGTTCTCCTCCCGCGCGTTGGTTCTGCAATTGAGAATAGTATGGTATGGGATAGCGTGCATTTCATACGCATCGCTGAGTGTGGGTATGAATACGAGCACTCCTACGCCTTCTTGCCATTGCTTCCCATCTGCATTCGCCTATTGTCTAAAGCAG TTTTTGCACCACTGGTGCCGGTAATTGGCTACAGGGCAGTGTTGGGACTATCTGGCTATCTTCTCAGCAACACAGCTTTTGTTTTTGCTGCGTTATACTTGTATCG GCTTTCAATTATTGTTCTGGAGGACTCGGAGGTTGCATTGAGAGCATCTATTTTGTTTTCCTTGAACCCAGCTTCCATATTTTACTCATCTAT ATACTCTGAGAGTCTGTATGCTCTATTGTCATTTGGAGGGTTGTATCATTTCCTGAATGGTGCTGGTTATAATGCAACACTTTGGCTTGCGCTATCTGGTTTCGCACGCTCAAATGGGGTGCTTAATGCTGGGTATTTTTGTCTTAATGCAATGCAACGAGCGTATAAAACCTTTATCTGGGAGAAAAAAGCTTAT CTAGCACTGAAGATTCTTGTTTCTGGGGCATCATCTTGTCTGTGTATCTTTGCTCCATTCATTTGTTTTCAATTGTATGGATACTTCAATATCTGCGCAGGACGGTCTGTTGATGAAATGAGGCCTTGGTGCAAGGCAAGACCTCCTTTACTCTACAATTACATTCAAAGCCACTATTG GGGGGTGGGTTTTCTAAGATACTTTCAAGTAAAGCAGCTTCCCAATTTTCTGCTTGCATCTCCAATATTGTCTCTTGCACTTAGTGCAATCATCTACTATATGAAGCTATGGCCCAATGTTTTTATAAGCCTTGGTATTCAAGCTCCTCTGTCAAGGAAAGAATTGGTTGGCACAGCCTTATCTCTGGGGTCAAAGGACAGACCAAGGAATTCTTATTTTTCAGAGAGGTCTTCGAGCACATTGAAAG ATGATACTCTTAAACTGAGGAGAAAGGTCATCGAAGGAGAAAAGTTGGTTTTGAAGCCGTTAGAAGGTGAAGCAGTGTTCAACTTACCTCGTCTTCCTGTCGTTATTGTTCCTTTCGTTCTACACTTGAGCTTCATGGTTGCCACGGCTTTTTTTGTCATGCATGTACAG GTCGCGACTCGTTTCTTATCCAGTAGCCCTGTTTTGTACTGGTTCGCCTCACACATCATGGGATCTCCCGGTTTTGGGAAGAAATGGGGATATGTCATATGGTCCTATTGTGTAGGTTATATTCTCCTTGGCAGTATACTTTTCTCTAACTTCTACCCTTTCACCTGA
- the LOC140881214 gene encoding uncharacterized protein isoform X3, translating into MTGKTAERTSVSGRQPDTRRLLWYALASRFLLLTLVILWRSLLSPYDTSSSLNPPCLSANSSSPFPNPPSVLLPRVGSAIENSMVWDSVHFIRIAECGYEYEHSYAFLPLLPICIRLLSKAVFAPLVPVIGYRAVLGLSGYLLSNTAFVFAALYLYRLSIIVLEDSEVALRASILFSLNPASIFYSSIYSESLYALLSFGGLYHFLNGAGYNATLWLALSGFARSNGVLNAGYFCLNAMQRAYKTFIWEKKAYLALKILVSGASSCLCIFAPFICFQLYGYFNICAGRSVDEMRPWCKARPPLLYNYIQSHYWGVGFLRYFQVKQLPNFLLASPILSLALSAIIYYMKLWPNVFISLGIQAPLSRKELVGTALSLGSKDRPRNSYFSERSSSTLKAMIIVTMFSLK; encoded by the exons ATGACTGGGAAAACAGCCGAGCGAACCTCAGTCAGCGGCCGCCAGCCTGACACGCGCCGCCTTCTGTGGTACGCGCTAGCCTCTCGATTTCTTCTTCTGACGTTAGTAATCCTATGGCGATCTCTTCTCAGCCCCTACGACACTTCCTCCTCATTAAACCCACCCTGCCTATCCGCCAATTCATCTAGCCCATTTCCCAATCCTCCTTCAGTTCTCCTCCCGCGCGTTGGTTCTGCAATTGAGAATAGTATGGTATGGGATAGCGTGCATTTCATACGCATCGCTGAGTGTGGGTATGAATACGAGCACTCCTACGCCTTCTTGCCATTGCTTCCCATCTGCATTCGCCTATTGTCTAAAGCAG TTTTTGCACCACTGGTGCCGGTAATTGGCTACAGGGCAGTGTTGGGACTATCTGGCTATCTTCTCAGCAACACAGCTTTTGTTTTTGCTGCGTTATACTTGTATCG GCTTTCAATTATTGTTCTGGAGGACTCGGAGGTTGCATTGAGAGCATCTATTTTGTTTTCCTTGAACCCAGCTTCCATATTTTACTCATCTAT ATACTCTGAGAGTCTGTATGCTCTATTGTCATTTGGAGGGTTGTATCATTTCCTGAATGGTGCTGGTTATAATGCAACACTTTGGCTTGCGCTATCTGGTTTCGCACGCTCAAATGGGGTGCTTAATGCTGGGTATTTTTGTCTTAATGCAATGCAACGAGCGTATAAAACCTTTATCTGGGAGAAAAAAGCTTAT CTAGCACTGAAGATTCTTGTTTCTGGGGCATCATCTTGTCTGTGTATCTTTGCTCCATTCATTTGTTTTCAATTGTATGGATACTTCAATATCTGCGCAGGACGGTCTGTTGATGAAATGAGGCCTTGGTGCAAGGCAAGACCTCCTTTACTCTACAATTACATTCAAAGCCACTATTG GGGGGTGGGTTTTCTAAGATACTTTCAAGTAAAGCAGCTTCCCAATTTTCTGCTTGCATCTCCAATATTGTCTCTTGCACTTAGTGCAATCATCTACTATATGAAGCTATGGCCCAATGTTTTTATAAGCCTTGGTATTCAAGCTCCTCTGTCAAGGAAAGAATTGGTTGGCACAGCCTTATCTCTGGGGTCAAAGGACAGACCAAGGAATTCTTATTTTTCAGAGAGGTCTTCGAGCACATTGAAAG CCATGATTATTGTTACAATGTTCTCACTCAAATAA